ACGGGAAACGGTTTGAGGTTTTGAAACGCCGGTCTGATAGCGATCGGCCAGAGGAGGTCTCGCTGGGCAAGTTTGATCTCGGTGAGTTGGATGAGAACTGGTCGGTGGTACGTCTCTTGTCGAAGGATCTCGTTCAGTCGGGGGAGGCAGATACGATCGCTCAGCGGATCGAGGCTAGGAAACAGGCGGTACGTGTTCTTCAGGGTGATAAGGAGGCGGTCTCTGAGCAGGTAGCTGAGGTTATCGTTGGTGAGGTCGGGGAAACATTGGCACAGGAGATCGATGCGGAGTCCAAGGAGTTCGTGGATAATCTGATTGACTCATTGGGAACGGATCGTGAAGCCGATGTCCATCTGACAGGGACGGCTACAGAAGAGCCTGTTCCGGAGCCAGAGAATCCCGCGAATGAGTCTGAAGAAGAAGAATACGTTATCACGCTCTATGAAGATAGGAATCTTGTACAGACCTTCACAGGGGAAAGTCAGGCGGATGTTATGGGGGATGTAGTTGATCTTCTCATTCAGGAGTTTGGTTTGCTTGATGAGTTCGAGTCGTTCCCGTATGTTCCTGGAGAGAAGAACGCGATTTTGAATTCGGAGCCGCGGCATCCGTCGGGTGAAGAGATGCGGCTGTATCGGGAACTCTCTGACGGGTACTATCTGTATGTGGCGCTCAATCAGGTTTCGAAGAAGCGGTATGTAGAGCGCTTCTCAGGTTGGTGCGGTCTGGATGTAGAGTTTGAGGGTGAATGGGTAGAGCCGAATTAGGCCACCAAATGGGTGAATATTGGTGAAAGCGCTCGAAGCGATGACCACAGCACAAAAATATATACGTTTCTGAATTTGAGTTTCTAAAAATGGATGTGCCCGAGCTGACTAACAACGCCTACCAATTCATCGATGGTCTGATCGAGATTTACAGAGAAGTGCCAAATGGGAAACACGGCCTTGTCGGTGAATTAGCTAATTTGGAAGGCGCTAAATACGGGGATGCTGGAATCGCGGAAATGCCAGTCAGCCATC
This genomic window from Natronococcus occultus SP4 contains:
- a CDS encoding type I restriction enzyme HsdR N-terminal domain-containing protein; translated protein: MDEADLREYIERSQSLLEDSPQMGEENTKVKIIQPLIELLGWEVYSSEVDLEYPMQIGQGSARADYALQVEGAPVVFIEAKGSDSSLSDTDRSQLSSYMRQKGVDWGLLTNGKRFEVLKRRSDSDRPEEVSLGKFDLGELDENWSVVRLLSKDLVQSGEADTIAQRIEARKQAVRVLQGDKEAVSEQVAEVIVGEVGETLAQEIDAESKEFVDNLIDSLGTDREADVHLTGTATEEPVPEPENPANESEEEEYVITLYEDRNLVQTFTGESQADVMGDVVDLLIQEFGLLDEFESFPYVPGEKNAILNSEPRHPSGEEMRLYRELSDGYYLYVALNQVSKKRYVERFSGWCGLDVEFEGEWVEPN